One window of the Amycolatopsis mediterranei genome contains the following:
- a CDS encoding ROK family protein, translating into MDVGGTSIRAGVVDERGSLLDTARVATPTEEGALEDAIAGVVEDLRNRHDVAGVGLAVAGFVARDRRSVMFAPHLAWRGAPVADRIEKRVGLPVLLEHDVNSAIVGEHRFGAARGAQVAALVALGTGIGAGLLLDGKLYRGAYGVAPELGHLTVVRGGRPCPCGKYGCWERYCSGTALAATAVELLARHPGRSTVLAPQVAGDPGSVTGRRVAGAARDGDPIAQLAMAELAKWLGEGLALVADVFDPEIIVIGGGVSESAPLFLDEAREHYAATITGARHRPLARIRTAHLGDDTAIVGAAALALEAAKTPV; encoded by the coding sequence GTGGACGTCGGCGGGACGAGCATCCGGGCCGGCGTGGTGGACGAACGCGGCTCCCTGCTCGACACGGCCCGCGTCGCGACGCCGACCGAGGAAGGCGCCCTCGAGGACGCCATCGCCGGCGTGGTCGAGGACCTGCGCAACCGGCACGACGTGGCCGGGGTCGGGCTGGCGGTGGCGGGCTTCGTCGCGCGCGACCGCCGGTCGGTGATGTTCGCCCCGCACCTGGCGTGGCGCGGCGCCCCGGTCGCCGACCGGATCGAAAAGCGCGTCGGCCTGCCGGTGCTGCTGGAGCACGACGTCAATTCGGCGATCGTCGGCGAGCACCGCTTCGGCGCGGCCCGCGGCGCCCAGGTGGCGGCCCTGGTGGCCCTGGGCACGGGCATCGGCGCGGGACTGTTGCTGGACGGCAAGCTGTATCGAGGCGCGTACGGCGTCGCGCCGGAGCTGGGCCACCTGACGGTGGTCCGCGGCGGCCGCCCCTGCCCGTGCGGCAAGTACGGTTGCTGGGAGCGGTACTGCAGCGGAACGGCCCTGGCGGCCACGGCGGTGGAGCTGCTGGCGCGGCACCCGGGCCGCTCGACGGTGCTGGCCCCCCAGGTCGCGGGCGACCCGGGCTCGGTGACGGGCCGCCGGGTGGCGGGCGCGGCCCGCGACGGCGACCCGATCGCCCAGCTGGCGATGGCGGAACTGGCCAAGTGGCTGGGTGAGGGCTTGGCGCTGGTGGCGGACGTGTTCGACCCGGAGATCATCGTGATCGGCGGCGGGGTGTCGGAGTCGGCCCCGCTGTTCCTGGACGAGGCCCGCGAGCACTACGCGGCCACGATCACGGGCGCCCGCCACCGGCCGCTGGCCCGCATCAGGACGGCCCACCTCGGCGACGACACGGCGATCGTCGGTGCAGCGGCCCTGGCCCTGGAAGCGGCGAAGACCCCGGTCTGA
- a CDS encoding NUDIX domain-containing protein, whose product MSHLSASVFVRCSCGHLHWGRYGAAGLLLVDPARGVLLQRRAWWVHHGRTWALPGGAIEAGETAVGAAAREAFEEASVPADAFRAVAASVVDHGDWSYTTVLALADGAEARVANTESAEVRWVDPDDVPGYPLHRDFAAAWPDLRERVGQELVLVVDAANVVGSRPDGWWRDRHGAAERLRDQLAKLAEAGVPDPDDPAVTWWPRIVLVVEGKAKHVTGTPGVEVVAADTDGDSKIVEVVAQQKARVLVATADRELKRRVEALGASIIGPGTLRTQLDRL is encoded by the coding sequence GTGAGTCACCTGTCCGCCAGCGTGTTCGTCCGCTGTTCGTGCGGGCACCTGCACTGGGGGCGCTACGGCGCCGCGGGCCTGCTGCTCGTCGATCCCGCCCGCGGTGTCCTCCTGCAGCGGCGCGCCTGGTGGGTGCACCACGGCCGCACCTGGGCGCTGCCCGGTGGGGCCATCGAAGCCGGCGAAACCGCCGTCGGAGCGGCCGCTCGGGAAGCTTTCGAAGAGGCCTCCGTCCCGGCCGATGCCTTCCGCGCGGTCGCCGCCTCCGTCGTCGACCACGGCGACTGGAGCTACACCACCGTGCTCGCCCTCGCCGACGGTGCCGAGGCGCGCGTGGCCAACACCGAAAGTGCGGAGGTGCGCTGGGTGGATCCCGACGACGTCCCCGGTTACCCGCTCCACCGCGACTTCGCCGCCGCGTGGCCGGACCTGCGCGAGCGCGTCGGGCAGGAACTCGTCCTGGTCGTCGACGCGGCCAACGTGGTCGGTTCGCGCCCGGACGGCTGGTGGCGCGATCGCCACGGCGCAGCCGAGCGCCTCCGCGACCAGCTCGCCAAGCTCGCCGAAGCCGGCGTGCCGGACCCGGACGACCCGGCGGTCACCTGGTGGCCGCGGATCGTGCTGGTCGTCGAAGGCAAAGCCAAGCACGTCACCGGGACCCCGGGGGTGGAGGTGGTCGCCGCGGACACCGACGGCGACTCGAAGATCGTCGAGGTGGTCGCGCAGCAGAAAGCGCGGGTCCTGGTCGCGACGGCCGACCGGGAGCTCAAGAGGCGCGTCGAGGCGCTCGGCGCGTCGATCATCGGCCCCGGCACGCTCCGCACGCAGCTGGACCGGCTTTAG
- a CDS encoding glutamate--cysteine ligase: MHIEFSPSRRSTVGAEWELGLVDRRSGELSSVAEQILEAVRPDGQAEHPKIKQELLLNTIEIITGVCGTIAEAKADLNDSLDVVHGVADPLGVEMFSAGTHPFSNWYQQKVTDKERYAKLIDRTQWWGRQMLIYGVHIHVGVDHREKVLPVLDALLNYAPHLQALSASSPYWGAEDTGYASNRALMFQQLPTAGLPFQFRKWAELESYVEDMFTTGVIDSFSEIRWDIRPSPKLGTIEMRVCDGLPTLEEVGAIAALTQCLVDDFVERLEDGEILPTLPPWHVQENKWRAARYGTDAIVILDAAGRERLVTDDVADLLDRLEPVARRLDCVAELRDVETILRYGPSYRRQRAVAQQHKGSLKAVVAALVTEMREGIAKD, from the coding sequence ATGCACATCGAGTTCAGCCCTTCGCGGCGATCGACCGTCGGCGCGGAATGGGAGCTCGGTCTGGTGGACCGCCGCAGCGGCGAGCTGTCGTCGGTGGCCGAGCAGATCCTCGAGGCCGTCCGGCCCGACGGGCAGGCGGAGCACCCGAAGATCAAGCAGGAGCTGCTGCTCAACACGATCGAGATCATCACCGGCGTCTGCGGCACGATCGCCGAGGCCAAGGCCGACCTGAACGACTCGCTCGACGTCGTGCACGGCGTCGCCGACCCGCTCGGCGTCGAGATGTTCTCGGCGGGGACGCACCCGTTCTCGAACTGGTACCAGCAGAAGGTCACCGACAAGGAGCGCTACGCCAAGCTGATCGACCGGACCCAGTGGTGGGGACGGCAGATGCTGATCTACGGCGTCCACATCCACGTCGGGGTCGACCACCGCGAGAAGGTGCTGCCGGTCCTCGACGCGCTGCTCAACTACGCGCCGCACCTGCAGGCGCTTTCGGCGTCTTCGCCGTACTGGGGCGCCGAGGACACCGGGTACGCGTCGAACCGCGCGCTGATGTTCCAGCAGCTGCCGACGGCCGGGCTGCCGTTCCAGTTCCGGAAGTGGGCGGAGCTGGAGAGCTACGTCGAGGACATGTTCACCACCGGCGTGATCGACAGTTTCTCGGAGATCCGCTGGGACATCCGGCCGTCGCCGAAGCTCGGCACGATCGAGATGCGCGTCTGCGACGGCCTGCCGACGCTGGAGGAGGTCGGCGCGATCGCGGCGCTGACGCAGTGCCTGGTGGACGACTTCGTCGAGCGCCTCGAGGACGGCGAAATCCTCCCCACGCTGCCGCCGTGGCACGTCCAGGAGAACAAGTGGCGCGCGGCCCGCTACGGCACCGACGCGATCGTCATCCTGGACGCGGCCGGGCGCGAGCGGCTGGTCACCGACGACGTGGCGGACCTGCTGGACCGGCTGGAGCCGGTGGCGCGGCGGCTGGATTGCGTGGCCGAGCTGCGCGACGTCGAGACGATCCTGCGGTACGGGCCGAGCTACCGGCGGCAGCGGGCGGTGGCACAGCAGCACAAGGGCAGCCTGAAGGCCGTCGTCGCGGCGCTCGTCACGGAGATGCGCGAAGGGATCGCGAAGGACTAA
- a CDS encoding alpha/beta hydrolase, with amino-acid sequence MGVLAGAEPFGHTGSAETGFLLCHGFTGTPASMRAWGDHLAGAGFTVRCPLLPGHGTRWPDLNRTTWEDWYGAVREALLALLATCKTVFVGGLSMGGTLTLRLAEEFGDRIAGIVLVNPSVTRLKWDTRLLPVLGRIVPSVPAIANDIKKPGETELAYPRTPVRAAASLAKLWAVVRADLAKVTQPVLLLHSSVDHVVEPVNSQLVLDGVSSTDVTEVVLENSYHVATQDNDAEVIFTRSVEFAKAHAAQPEETA; translated from the coding sequence ATGGGCGTGCTCGCCGGCGCGGAACCGTTCGGCCACACCGGTTCGGCCGAAACCGGGTTCCTGCTCTGCCACGGGTTCACCGGTACCCCGGCGAGCATGCGGGCCTGGGGTGACCACCTGGCCGGGGCCGGGTTCACGGTGCGCTGCCCGCTGCTGCCGGGCCACGGCACCCGCTGGCCGGACCTCAACCGCACGACGTGGGAGGACTGGTACGGCGCCGTGCGCGAAGCCCTGCTCGCGCTGCTGGCGACGTGCAAGACCGTGTTCGTCGGCGGCCTCTCGATGGGCGGCACGCTCACGCTGCGCCTGGCCGAGGAGTTCGGCGACCGGATCGCCGGGATCGTCCTGGTCAACCCGTCGGTGACGCGGCTGAAGTGGGACACGCGGCTGCTGCCGGTGCTGGGCCGGATCGTGCCGTCGGTGCCGGCGATCGCGAACGACATCAAGAAGCCGGGCGAGACGGAGCTGGCCTACCCGCGGACGCCGGTGCGCGCGGCGGCGAGCCTCGCGAAGCTGTGGGCGGTCGTGCGCGCCGACCTGGCGAAGGTGACGCAGCCGGTGCTGCTGCTGCACTCGTCGGTCGACCACGTCGTCGAGCCGGTGAACTCGCAGCTGGTGCTCGACGGCGTCTCGAGCACCGACGTCACCGAGGTCGTGCTGGAGAACAGCTACCACGTGGCGACGCAGGACAACGACGCCGAGGTGATTTTCACGCGTAGCGTCGAGTTCGCGAAGGCGCACGCTGCCCAGCCGGAGGAGACCGCATGA
- a CDS encoding lysophospholipid acyltransferase family protein, which yields MLYWLMKWVFIGPLLKTLWPTKVVGAENIPETGGAILAGNHLAVADSFFMPLRVKRKVTFPAKSEYFTEPGFKGTLKKWFFTGVGQFPIDRSGGNAAQAALDTAIRLVREGHLLGIYPEGTRSPDGRLYKGKTGVARIALESGGVVVPVAMVGTDKVNPIGSKMWWPRRLEVRFGKPLDFSRYEGLSGDRFIERSITDEIMYALMELSGQEYVDIYAAKAKELLAAEAAGVKPAVPSQPGARDAARVPDSKVG from the coding sequence GTGCTGTACTGGCTCATGAAGTGGGTATTCATCGGACCGCTGCTCAAGACGCTGTGGCCGACCAAGGTCGTCGGCGCGGAAAACATCCCCGAGACGGGCGGCGCGATCCTGGCCGGCAACCACCTGGCGGTCGCCGACTCGTTCTTCATGCCGCTGCGCGTCAAGCGCAAGGTGACCTTCCCGGCGAAGTCGGAGTACTTCACCGAGCCCGGCTTCAAGGGCACGCTCAAGAAGTGGTTCTTCACCGGCGTCGGCCAGTTCCCGATCGACCGCTCCGGCGGCAACGCCGCCCAGGCCGCGCTCGACACGGCGATCCGCCTGGTGCGCGAGGGGCACCTCCTGGGCATCTACCCGGAGGGCACCCGCTCCCCGGACGGACGGCTCTACAAGGGCAAGACGGGCGTGGCGCGGATCGCCCTGGAGTCCGGCGGCGTCGTGGTCCCGGTGGCGATGGTCGGCACGGACAAGGTCAACCCGATCGGCTCGAAGATGTGGTGGCCGCGGCGTCTCGAGGTCCGGTTCGGCAAGCCCCTGGACTTCTCGCGGTACGAAGGGCTCTCGGGTGACCGCTTCATCGAGCGGTCGATCACCGACGAGATCATGTACGCGCTGATGGAGCTTTCGGGCCAGGAGTACGTCGACATCTACGCGGCGAAGGCCAAGGAGCTGCTGGCGGCGGAAGCGGCCGGGGTGAAGCCCGCGGTGCCGTCCCAGCCCGGCGCGCGCGACGCGGCCCGGGTGCCGGATTCCAAGGTCGGCTGA
- a CDS encoding polyadenylate-specific 3'-exoribonuclease AS, with translation MRFFYDTEFIEDGVTIDLVSIGVVDEQGREFYAVSTEFDPSKAGPWVRDNVLDKLPSPADRAWRSREKIRNDLLEFFGKPPGGIELWAWFAAYDHVALAQLWGPMPALPRQLPRFTRDLRQRWEDAGKPKLPAAPTDQHDALADAKHNLARWEVIENYFPRR, from the coding sequence GTGCGTTTTTTCTACGACACCGAGTTCATCGAAGACGGCGTGACCATCGATTTGGTGTCGATCGGGGTGGTGGACGAGCAGGGCCGCGAGTTCTACGCGGTCTCGACGGAGTTCGACCCTTCGAAGGCGGGGCCGTGGGTCCGGGACAACGTCCTGGACAAGCTGCCCTCACCGGCCGACCGGGCGTGGCGGAGCAGGGAGAAGATCCGCAACGACCTGCTGGAGTTCTTCGGCAAGCCGCCGGGCGGGATCGAGCTGTGGGCCTGGTTCGCCGCCTACGACCACGTGGCGCTGGCCCAGCTGTGGGGCCCGATGCCGGCGTTGCCGCGGCAGCTGCCGAGGTTCACCCGCGATCTGCGCCAGCGGTGGGAGGACGCCGGGAAGCCGAAGCTGCCCGCCGCGCCGACCGACCAGCACGACGCGCTGGCGGACGCGAAGCACAACTTGGCCCGGTGGGAAGTCATCGAGAACTACTTCCCGCGCCGCTGA
- a CDS encoding 3-deoxy-7-phosphoheptulonate synthase, whose translation MTLSAGPATIGDLDAARTTSISPLISPALLREDHPVDAAVAKVVRHGRAETVDILEGRDDRLLVVVGPCSVHDPEAALDYARRLAAKAEELRGELHVVMRVYFEKPRTTLGWKGLINDPDLDGTFSVNKGLRMARKLLLDVSELGLPVGCEFLDPITPQFIADIVTWGSIGARTAASQVHRQLCSALSMPVGIKNSTEGDVQVAIDATRAAAASHVFPGINTDGLAALLTTSGNPDCHVILRGHNTGPNYDSLTVADTLARLAKAGLPERVIIDASHGNSGKDHVRQGAVVSELAARIAAGERGISGLMMESFLAGGRQELSLGHASELTYGQSITDACLAWDDTAPLLDELASAVRARR comes from the coding sequence ATGACGCTCTCCGCCGGACCGGCCACCATCGGTGACCTCGACGCCGCCCGCACCACGTCGATCAGTCCGCTCATTTCGCCCGCACTGCTGCGCGAAGACCATCCGGTCGACGCCGCGGTCGCGAAGGTGGTGCGCCACGGCCGCGCCGAGACGGTCGACATCCTCGAAGGCCGCGACGACCGGCTGCTCGTCGTGGTCGGCCCGTGCTCGGTGCATGACCCCGAAGCCGCCCTCGACTACGCCCGCCGGCTGGCGGCGAAGGCCGAGGAGCTGCGCGGCGAGCTGCACGTCGTGATGCGCGTGTACTTCGAGAAGCCGCGCACCACGCTGGGCTGGAAGGGCCTGATCAACGACCCGGACCTCGACGGCACGTTCTCCGTCAACAAGGGCCTGCGGATGGCGCGCAAGCTGCTGCTCGACGTGTCCGAGCTGGGGTTGCCGGTCGGCTGCGAGTTCCTCGACCCGATCACGCCGCAGTTCATCGCGGACATCGTGACGTGGGGTTCGATCGGTGCCCGCACGGCGGCCAGCCAGGTCCACCGCCAGCTGTGCAGCGCGCTGTCGATGCCGGTGGGCATCAAGAACTCCACCGAGGGCGACGTCCAGGTGGCGATCGACGCCACCCGCGCGGCGGCGGCCAGCCACGTGTTCCCGGGCATCAACACCGACGGCCTGGCGGCGCTGCTGACGACGTCCGGCAACCCGGACTGCCACGTGATCCTGCGCGGCCACAACACCGGCCCGAACTACGACTCGCTCACTGTCGCCGACACCCTGGCCCGGCTGGCGAAGGCGGGCCTGCCGGAGCGGGTGATCATCGACGCTTCGCACGGGAACAGCGGCAAGGACCACGTGCGGCAGGGCGCGGTGGTGTCCGAGCTGGCTGCGCGGATCGCGGCGGGCGAGCGCGGGATTTCCGGGCTGATGATGGAGAGCTTCCTGGCCGGTGGGCGGCAGGAGCTTTCGCTGGGGCACGCCTCGGAGCTGACCTACGGGCAGTCGATCACGGACGCGTGCCTGGCCTGGGACGACACCGCGCCGCTGCTGGACGAGCTCGCCTCGGCGGTGCGGGCGCGCCGCTGA
- a CDS encoding 6-phosphofructokinase, whose translation MRVGVLTGGGDCPGLNAVIRAVVRKGIEVHGWDFVGFRNGWNGPLTGDSRPLGLNDVEDILTRGGTILRSSRTNPYKVEGGVDKIKQVLADQGVDALIAIGGEDTLGVAKRLTDDGIGVVGVPKTIDNDLGATDYTFGFDTAVSIATEAIDRLHTTAESHHRALVVEVMGRHAGWIALHSGLAGGASVILVPERHFNVDQVVSWVERRFEKEFAPIIVVAEGALPEGGEEKLLTGEKDAFGHVRLGGIGTWLADEIAHRTGKESRAVVLGHVQRGGTPTAYDRVLATRFGLNAVDAVADGDFGVMVALKGTDIVRVKLSEATAELKTVPVERYQEAEVFFG comes from the coding sequence ATGCGTGTCGGTGTGCTGACCGGCGGCGGCGACTGCCCGGGGCTCAACGCGGTGATCCGCGCGGTGGTGCGCAAGGGCATCGAGGTGCACGGCTGGGACTTCGTGGGCTTCCGCAACGGCTGGAACGGCCCGCTGACCGGCGACAGCCGCCCGCTGGGCCTGAACGACGTCGAGGACATCCTCACCCGCGGCGGCACCATCCTGCGGTCCTCGCGCACCAACCCCTACAAGGTCGAGGGCGGCGTCGACAAGATCAAGCAGGTCCTCGCCGATCAAGGCGTCGACGCGCTGATCGCGATCGGCGGCGAGGACACCCTCGGCGTCGCGAAGCGGCTGACCGACGACGGCATCGGCGTCGTGGGCGTGCCCAAGACGATCGACAACGACCTGGGCGCGACCGACTACACCTTCGGCTTCGACACCGCGGTCTCCATCGCGACCGAGGCGATCGACCGGCTGCACACCACGGCCGAGTCGCACCACCGCGCGCTCGTCGTCGAGGTCATGGGCCGGCACGCCGGCTGGATCGCGCTGCACTCCGGCCTCGCCGGCGGCGCCAGCGTCATCCTGGTGCCGGAGCGGCACTTCAACGTCGACCAGGTCGTCTCCTGGGTCGAGCGCCGCTTCGAGAAGGAGTTCGCGCCGATCATCGTCGTCGCCGAGGGCGCACTGCCCGAGGGTGGCGAGGAGAAGCTGCTGACCGGCGAGAAGGACGCCTTCGGGCACGTCCGCCTCGGCGGCATCGGCACCTGGCTGGCCGACGAGATCGCCCACCGCACCGGCAAGGAGTCCCGCGCGGTCGTGCTGGGCCACGTCCAGCGCGGCGGCACCCCGACGGCCTACGACCGCGTCCTGGCCACCCGCTTCGGCCTCAACGCGGTCGACGCGGTCGCGGACGGCGACTTCGGTGTGATGGTCGCCCTCAAGGGCACGGACATCGTCCGCGTGAAGCTGTCCGAGGCGACGGCCGAGCTGAAGACGGTCCCGGTCGAGCGCTACCAGGAAGCCGAAGTCTTCTTCGGCTGA